In a genomic window of Peptoclostridium acidaminophilum DSM 3953:
- a CDS encoding DUF2703 domain-containing protein translates to MGTGNSLDEAIRDVSAVLNSAGYEVILNKININTKELAIKHEFVSSPTIRINGNDIVLETTETPCKDCGDLCGDSVDCRSWIYEGVEYNEPPKAMIVNAILKEIYGGGNPTPKTKEEYVLPENLEVFFEGLKKKG, encoded by the coding sequence ATAGGAACTGGAAATAGCCTGGATGAGGCTATAAGAGATGTGTCTGCTGTTTTGAACTCGGCAGGATACGAAGTTATTTTAAATAAAATAAACATAAATACAAAGGAGCTTGCCATAAAACACGAATTCGTAAGTTCTCCTACAATAAGAATAAACGGAAATGATATAGTATTAGAGACAACCGAAACGCCCTGCAAGGACTGCGGAGATTTATGCGGAGACAGCGTTGACTGCAGGTCGTGGATATATGAGGGAGTAGAATATAACGAGCCGCCTAAGGCCATGATTGTGAATGCAATTCTAAAGGAGATTTATGGCGGAGGCAATCCGACGCCAAAGACTAAAGAAGAATATGTATTGCCAGAAAATTTGGAAGTGTTCTTTGAAGGACTCAAAAAGAAGGGCTAG
- a CDS encoding ArsR/SmtB family transcription factor: MKHSYTEYVSAFKALSDETRLKIIDMLSCGELCACDILEGVSISQSTLSYHMKTLVESGLVNSVRDGAWMRYTLNSEKKDAVLAFLADITSETEDCICKSIEKKDCCR, encoded by the coding sequence ATGAAGCATTCTTATACGGAGTACGTGTCTGCGTTCAAGGCCCTTTCTGACGAAACCAGGCTTAAGATAATAGACATGCTATCGTGCGGCGAACTCTGCGCTTGCGATATACTAGAGGGAGTCAGCATATCTCAGTCCACGCTGAGCTATCACATGAAAACACTTGTAGAAAGCGGTCTTGTAAACAGTGTGAGAGACGGAGCCTGGATGAGGTACACGCTGAATTCGGAAAAGAAGGACGCCGTATTAGCATTTTTAGCTGACATAACTAGCGAAACGGAAGATTGCATATGCAAATCCATTGAGAAAAAGGATTGCTGCAGATAG